From Xiphophorus hellerii strain 12219 chromosome 6, Xiphophorus_hellerii-4.1, whole genome shotgun sequence, the proteins below share one genomic window:
- the LOC116721841 gene encoding rap guanine nucleotide exchange factor 4-like isoform X1, with the protein MVAVQTSLNSSPSAEWICCLDKRPSERSGEDVDIILTRLRGVKTFQRFPPPLLLQICTCAFYECLEKGITLFRQGDIGTSWYAVLSGSLDVKVSETANHQDAVTICTLGIGTAFGESILDNTPRHATIVSRETSELLRIEQREFKTLWEKYRQSLAGLLAPPYGAMESGSNNDRLTDKDNMNSDSGHKAHNKVPSEKLQRAGKVLRNAILSRAPHMIRDRKYHLKTYRQCCVGTELVDWLVMQSACVLTRSHAVGMWQALLEEGVLNHVDQELGFHDKYLFYRFLDDEEEDTPLPSEEEKRESEEELPETILFLAQIGPDALLRMILRKPPGQRTADDLEIIYDELLHIKALSHLSNTVKRELASVVIFESHAKAGTVLFNQGEEGTSWYIIQKGSVNVVIYGKGVVCTLHEGDDFGKLALVTDSPRAASIVLREDNCHFLRVDKEDFNRILRDVEANTVRLKEHEQAVLVLEKSHRASTLGSIKYTVISGTPEKILEHFLDTMRLDIHHNEPDPAVDDFVLMHCVFMPNSQLCPLLMAHYHVVSPPGSEQERLEYTLNNKRRALILTLRWANTHTYLLQEEPAAVSFLEELYGSVSNDSRTLRGLKDLVPDLEKVVKLHSEEVKSTKKKTLIRQFSNGEERLQKKQPIRNQDDILLKVYCSDHTYTTIRIPVVASGKEVISSVSDKLGTTEELLLVHLSSAGEKQMLKPNDVSVFSTLSINGRLFACPREQLGSLAPLPDQEGPSAGSMSTFELMSSKDLAYQMTMFDWELFSCVHEHELLYHTFGRHSFRRTTANLDLFLRRFNQVQLWVVTEVCLCTQLSKRVQLLKKFIKIAAHCREFKNLNSFFAIIMGMSNPAVSRLSQTWEKLPTKFKKFYAEFESMMDPSRNHRSYRLTVTKLEPPIIPFMPLLLKDMTFTHEGNKTFIDNMVNFEKMRIIANTIRQVRHCRSQPFNPDICQPNKNQAEVRGYVRKLCVIDNQRALTQLSYRLEPRRT; encoded by the exons ATGGTCGCAGTGCAGACGTCCCTGAATTCGTCTCCATCGGCGGAGTGGATCTGTTGTCTGGATAAAAG GCCCTCCGAGCGTTCAGGGGAGGATGTGGACATCATACTGACGAGACTGAGAGGAGTCAAAACATTCCAGAGGTTTCCACCTCCACTCCTGCTCCAGATCTGTACCTGCGCCTTTTATGAATGCCTGGAGAAAGGCATTACAT TGTTTCGACAAGGTGACATAGGCACTAGCTGGTATGCTGTTCTGTCTGGCTCCCTGGATGTCAAAGTGTCAGAAACGGCTAATCATCAG GATGCAGTCACGATCTGCACCCTGGGGATTGGGACGGCCTTCGGGGAGTCCATCCTGGACAACACGCCTCGCCACGCTACCATTGTCAGCAGAGAGACCAGCGAGCTTCTCCGGATTGAACAGAGGGAATTCAAAACCTTGTGGGAG AAGTATCGTCAGAGCCTGGCTGGATTGTTGGCCCCACCTTATGGAGCCATGGAGAGTGGATCCAACAACGACA GACTGACAGACAAAGACAACATGAACTCAGACTCTGGACACAAGGCTCATAACAAG GTTCCCtcagagaagctgcagagagCAGGGAAGGTGCTACGTAACGCCATCCTGTCCAGAGCGCCGCACATGATTCGCGACAGAAAATATCACCTCAAAACATACAG ACAATGCTGCGTAGGGACGGAGCTGGTGGACTGGTTAGTGATGCAGAGTGCCTGTGTGCTCACACGCTCCCATGCTGTTGGGATGTGGCAGGCGCTGCTAGAAGAAGGAGTGCTTAATCATG TGGACCAGGAACTGGGCTTCCACGACAAGTACCTGTTCTATCGATTCCTTGATGACGAGGAGGAGGACACACCGCTGCCCAGTGaagaagagaagagagagagtgAGGAAGAGCTGCCGGAGACCATCCTGTTTCTGGCTCAGATCGGCCCAGACGCTCTGCTGCGCATGATCTTAAGGAAGCC GCCAGGGCAGAGGACAGCAGATGACCTGGAGATCATCTACGATGAGCTGCTTCACATCAAGGCCTTATCTCACCTCTCCAACACT gTGAAGAGGGAACTGGCAAGCGTTGTGATTTTTGAATCACATGCAAAAGCTGGAACTGTGT tgTTCAACCAAGGAGAGGAGGGCACCTCTTGGTACATCATTCAGAAGGGCTCTGTAAACGTGGTCATCTATGGCAAG GGAGTGGTGTGCACACTCCATGAGGGGGATGACTTTGGCAAGCTAGCCCTGGTTACAGATTCACCTCGCGCTGCCTCCATCGTCCTGAGAGAGGACAACTGCCACTTCCTCCGTGTGGATAAGGAGGACTTCAACAGGATACTCAGG gATGTGGAAGCCAACACAGTGCGTTTGAAAGAGCATGAACAAGCTGTGCTGGTTTTAGAAAAAAGCCACAGGGCGTCCACGTTGGGAAGCATCAA ATACACTGTGATATCAGGAACACCAGAGAAGATTCTTGAGCACTTCCTGGACACTATGAGACTGGACATTCATCACAACGAACCAG ACCCAGCGGTTGATGATTTTGTTCTCATGCACTGTGTCTTCATGCCAAACAGCCAGCTATGCCCTCTACTAATGGCACA CTACCATGTGGTCTCTCCACCGGGCTCTGAACAGGAGAGGCTGGAGTACACACTCAACAATAAAAGGAGGGCCCTCATTCTGACCCTGCGCTGGGCGAACACACACACCTACCTGCTACAGGAGGAGCCTGCTGCAGTCTCTTTCCTGGAG GAGCTGTATGGAAGTGTGTCCAATGATTCTCGGACACTGAGAGGTCTCAAAGACTTGGTGCCTGACCTGGAGAAAGTGGTGAAGTTACA CTCAGAGGAAGTCAAATCAACTAAAAAG AAGACCCTGATTCGACAGTTCAGCAATGGGGAGGAACGGCTGCAGAAGAAACAGCCAATTAGGAATCAAGATGACA TCCTCTTGAAGGTCTACTGCAGTGACCACACCTACACTACTATCAGGATTCCAGTGGTGGCGTCCGGGAAGGAGGTCATCAGCTCTGTGTCGGACAAACTTGGCACCActgaggagctgctgctggtccaCCTCAGCTCTGCGGGCG AAAAGCAGATGTTGAAACCTAATGACGTGTCAGTGTTTTCTACGTTGAGCATAAATGGTCGTCTGTTTGCCTGTCCTCGAGAGCAGCTCGGCAGTCTG GCTCCTCTTCCGGACCAGGAAGGCCCGTCTGCTGGCTCCATGTCAACCTTTGAGTTGATGAGCTCCAAGGACTTGGCCTATCAGATGACCATGTTCGACTGGGAGCTGTTCAGCTGCGTTCATGAG CATGAGCTGCTCTACCACACGTTTGGACGCCATAGCTTCAGAAGAACCACAGCTAATCTGGACTTGTTCCTGAGGAGATTCAACCAGGTTCAGCTGTGGGTGGTCACTGAGGTCTGCCTCTGCACTCAGCTCAGCAAGAGAGTGCAGCTTCTTAAGAAATTCATCAAGATAGCTGCACA CTGTCGAGAATTTAAGAACCTCAATTCATTCTTTGCCATCATTATGGGGATGAGCAACCCTGCTGTCAGCAGGCTGAGCCAGACATGGGAG AAACTCCCCACCAAGTTTAAGAAGTTTTATGCCGAGTTTGAGAGCATGATG GACCCGTCGAGAAACCACCGATCTTACAGACTTACTGTTACCAAGCTGGAGCCACCAATCATCCCCTTCATGCCGCTGCTTCTCAAAG ATATGACTTTTACACATGAGGGCAACAAGACTTTTATTGACAATATggtcaattttgagaaaatg CGTATTATAGCAAACACAATTCGACAAGTGAGACACTGTCGAAGCCAACCATTCA ATCCCGACATTTGCCAGCCAAACAAGAATCAGGCGGAGGTGCGGGGCTACGTTAGGAAACTCTGTGTGATCGACAACCAGAGGGCTCTAACGCAGCTCTCCTACAGGCTGGAGCCTCGGCGGACATGA
- the LOC116721841 gene encoding rap guanine nucleotide exchange factor 4-like isoform X2: MESGSNNDRLTDKDNMNSDSGHKAHNKVPSEKLQRAGKVLRNAILSRAPHMIRDRKYHLKTYRQCCVGTELVDWLVMQSACVLTRSHAVGMWQALLEEGVLNHVDQELGFHDKYLFYRFLDDEEEDTPLPSEEEKRESEEELPETILFLAQIGPDALLRMILRKPPGQRTADDLEIIYDELLHIKALSHLSNTVKRELASVVIFESHAKAGTVLFNQGEEGTSWYIIQKGSVNVVIYGKGVVCTLHEGDDFGKLALVTDSPRAASIVLREDNCHFLRVDKEDFNRILRDVEANTVRLKEHEQAVLVLEKSHRASTLGSIKYTVISGTPEKILEHFLDTMRLDIHHNEPDPAVDDFVLMHCVFMPNSQLCPLLMAHYHVVSPPGSEQERLEYTLNNKRRALILTLRWANTHTYLLQEEPAAVSFLEELYGSVSNDSRTLRGLKDLVPDLEKVVKLHSEEVKSTKKKTLIRQFSNGEERLQKKQPIRNQDDILLKVYCSDHTYTTIRIPVVASGKEVISSVSDKLGTTEELLLVHLSSAGEKQMLKPNDVSVFSTLSINGRLFACPREQLGSLAPLPDQEGPSAGSMSTFELMSSKDLAYQMTMFDWELFSCVHEHELLYHTFGRHSFRRTTANLDLFLRRFNQVQLWVVTEVCLCTQLSKRVQLLKKFIKIAAHCREFKNLNSFFAIIMGMSNPAVSRLSQTWEKLPTKFKKFYAEFESMMDPSRNHRSYRLTVTKLEPPIIPFMPLLLKDMTFTHEGNKTFIDNMVNFEKMRIIANTIRQVRHCRSQPFNPDICQPNKNQAEVRGYVRKLCVIDNQRALTQLSYRLEPRRT; the protein is encoded by the exons ATGGAGAGTGGATCCAACAACGACA GACTGACAGACAAAGACAACATGAACTCAGACTCTGGACACAAGGCTCATAACAAG GTTCCCtcagagaagctgcagagagCAGGGAAGGTGCTACGTAACGCCATCCTGTCCAGAGCGCCGCACATGATTCGCGACAGAAAATATCACCTCAAAACATACAG ACAATGCTGCGTAGGGACGGAGCTGGTGGACTGGTTAGTGATGCAGAGTGCCTGTGTGCTCACACGCTCCCATGCTGTTGGGATGTGGCAGGCGCTGCTAGAAGAAGGAGTGCTTAATCATG TGGACCAGGAACTGGGCTTCCACGACAAGTACCTGTTCTATCGATTCCTTGATGACGAGGAGGAGGACACACCGCTGCCCAGTGaagaagagaagagagagagtgAGGAAGAGCTGCCGGAGACCATCCTGTTTCTGGCTCAGATCGGCCCAGACGCTCTGCTGCGCATGATCTTAAGGAAGCC GCCAGGGCAGAGGACAGCAGATGACCTGGAGATCATCTACGATGAGCTGCTTCACATCAAGGCCTTATCTCACCTCTCCAACACT gTGAAGAGGGAACTGGCAAGCGTTGTGATTTTTGAATCACATGCAAAAGCTGGAACTGTGT tgTTCAACCAAGGAGAGGAGGGCACCTCTTGGTACATCATTCAGAAGGGCTCTGTAAACGTGGTCATCTATGGCAAG GGAGTGGTGTGCACACTCCATGAGGGGGATGACTTTGGCAAGCTAGCCCTGGTTACAGATTCACCTCGCGCTGCCTCCATCGTCCTGAGAGAGGACAACTGCCACTTCCTCCGTGTGGATAAGGAGGACTTCAACAGGATACTCAGG gATGTGGAAGCCAACACAGTGCGTTTGAAAGAGCATGAACAAGCTGTGCTGGTTTTAGAAAAAAGCCACAGGGCGTCCACGTTGGGAAGCATCAA ATACACTGTGATATCAGGAACACCAGAGAAGATTCTTGAGCACTTCCTGGACACTATGAGACTGGACATTCATCACAACGAACCAG ACCCAGCGGTTGATGATTTTGTTCTCATGCACTGTGTCTTCATGCCAAACAGCCAGCTATGCCCTCTACTAATGGCACA CTACCATGTGGTCTCTCCACCGGGCTCTGAACAGGAGAGGCTGGAGTACACACTCAACAATAAAAGGAGGGCCCTCATTCTGACCCTGCGCTGGGCGAACACACACACCTACCTGCTACAGGAGGAGCCTGCTGCAGTCTCTTTCCTGGAG GAGCTGTATGGAAGTGTGTCCAATGATTCTCGGACACTGAGAGGTCTCAAAGACTTGGTGCCTGACCTGGAGAAAGTGGTGAAGTTACA CTCAGAGGAAGTCAAATCAACTAAAAAG AAGACCCTGATTCGACAGTTCAGCAATGGGGAGGAACGGCTGCAGAAGAAACAGCCAATTAGGAATCAAGATGACA TCCTCTTGAAGGTCTACTGCAGTGACCACACCTACACTACTATCAGGATTCCAGTGGTGGCGTCCGGGAAGGAGGTCATCAGCTCTGTGTCGGACAAACTTGGCACCActgaggagctgctgctggtccaCCTCAGCTCTGCGGGCG AAAAGCAGATGTTGAAACCTAATGACGTGTCAGTGTTTTCTACGTTGAGCATAAATGGTCGTCTGTTTGCCTGTCCTCGAGAGCAGCTCGGCAGTCTG GCTCCTCTTCCGGACCAGGAAGGCCCGTCTGCTGGCTCCATGTCAACCTTTGAGTTGATGAGCTCCAAGGACTTGGCCTATCAGATGACCATGTTCGACTGGGAGCTGTTCAGCTGCGTTCATGAG CATGAGCTGCTCTACCACACGTTTGGACGCCATAGCTTCAGAAGAACCACAGCTAATCTGGACTTGTTCCTGAGGAGATTCAACCAGGTTCAGCTGTGGGTGGTCACTGAGGTCTGCCTCTGCACTCAGCTCAGCAAGAGAGTGCAGCTTCTTAAGAAATTCATCAAGATAGCTGCACA CTGTCGAGAATTTAAGAACCTCAATTCATTCTTTGCCATCATTATGGGGATGAGCAACCCTGCTGTCAGCAGGCTGAGCCAGACATGGGAG AAACTCCCCACCAAGTTTAAGAAGTTTTATGCCGAGTTTGAGAGCATGATG GACCCGTCGAGAAACCACCGATCTTACAGACTTACTGTTACCAAGCTGGAGCCACCAATCATCCCCTTCATGCCGCTGCTTCTCAAAG ATATGACTTTTACACATGAGGGCAACAAGACTTTTATTGACAATATggtcaattttgagaaaatg CGTATTATAGCAAACACAATTCGACAAGTGAGACACTGTCGAAGCCAACCATTCA ATCCCGACATTTGCCAGCCAAACAAGAATCAGGCGGAGGTGCGGGGCTACGTTAGGAAACTCTGTGTGATCGACAACCAGAGGGCTCTAACGCAGCTCTCCTACAGGCTGGAGCCTCGGCGGACATGA